One genomic window of Bacillus mycoides includes the following:
- a CDS encoding cardiolipin synthase → MKNTLKLLFFFLLLFALFVSLRMFIDVAFYSDVMGIKDVSILGIISILFTVSAFLIGCVIFLENRHPSKTLTWLIVLGIFPVFGFFAYLLFGQNFRRKRMFQKKALLDEQAFLQYKGHEDYEERILRDHKHQELLFRLADRLGALNISFQTETRTLTNGDETFQAILDGLNRAKHHIHMEYYIVRDDKLGTEIKDILIKKSKEGVVVRFLYDAVGSFKLSNSYIEELNDAGVEMIPFFPVRFPILNDKINYRNHRKIVIIDGNEGFVGGLNIGDEYLGKDKYFGFWRDTHLYLRGEAVQSLQLIFLQDWFYMTGEAVLAPEYLQAEAVEGDHWGGVQLVGGGPDNKWETIKHLYFAMIASARKSIWIATPYFIPDDDILSALKVAALAGIDVRLLMPSKPDKRTVFYASRSYFPELLDAGVKIYEYEKGFLHSKVVIVDSDLASIGTANMDMRSFHLNFEVNAFLYDTDSIRKLVQDFKDDLEESSEIHVDRFHKRRLHRRIVESTYRLLSPLL, encoded by the coding sequence ATGAAAAATACACTAAAACTACTTTTCTTTTTTCTACTACTGTTCGCATTATTTGTTTCATTACGCATGTTTATTGATGTAGCATTTTATTCGGATGTCATGGGGATAAAGGATGTTTCGATTTTAGGTATTATTAGTATTTTATTTACGGTTTCCGCATTTTTAATTGGATGTGTTATTTTCTTAGAAAACCGCCATCCGTCAAAAACACTTACGTGGTTAATCGTACTAGGTATTTTTCCAGTGTTCGGTTTCTTTGCTTATCTTTTATTTGGACAAAACTTTCGCAGAAAAAGAATGTTCCAAAAGAAGGCATTACTCGATGAACAGGCGTTTTTACAATATAAGGGACACGAAGATTACGAAGAACGGATTTTACGAGATCATAAGCATCAAGAATTGTTATTTCGTTTAGCAGATCGACTCGGTGCTTTAAATATTTCATTTCAAACTGAAACGAGGACATTAACAAATGGAGACGAAACGTTTCAGGCAATTTTAGATGGGTTAAATCGAGCGAAACACCACATTCATATGGAGTATTACATTGTGCGTGATGACAAGCTCGGTACAGAAATTAAAGATATTTTAATAAAAAAATCAAAAGAAGGCGTTGTCGTTCGTTTTTTATACGACGCGGTTGGAAGCTTTAAATTATCAAATTCGTATATTGAAGAATTGAATGATGCAGGAGTAGAAATGATTCCATTTTTCCCTGTGCGTTTTCCGATTTTAAACGATAAAATTAATTATCGAAACCACCGAAAAATCGTTATTATAGATGGAAATGAAGGGTTTGTAGGTGGATTAAATATTGGTGATGAGTATTTAGGGAAGGATAAATATTTCGGTTTTTGGCGAGACACGCATTTATATTTACGCGGTGAAGCAGTTCAAAGTTTACAGCTGATTTTCCTTCAAGACTGGTTTTATATGACTGGTGAGGCGGTATTAGCACCTGAATATTTACAAGCGGAAGCAGTTGAGGGTGATCATTGGGGCGGCGTCCAACTTGTTGGAGGTGGACCAGATAATAAATGGGAAACAATTAAACATTTATATTTTGCAATGATTGCTTCAGCTAGGAAATCGATTTGGATTGCAACACCATACTTTATTCCAGATGATGATATTTTATCTGCATTAAAAGTAGCTGCACTTGCTGGTATTGATGTTCGTTTGTTAATGCCAAGTAAGCCGGATAAGCGCACTGTCTTTTATGCATCAAGATCGTACTTTCCGGAGTTATTAGATGCAGGAGTAAAAATATATGAATATGAAAAAGGTTTTCTTCATAGTAAAGTCGTTATCGTGGATTCTGATCTCGCATCAATTGGGACAGCTAATATGGATATGAGAAGTTTTCATTTAAACTTTGAAGTAAATGCCTTTTTATATGATACAGATAGCATTCGAAAGCTCGTTCAAGATTTTAAAGACGATTTAGAAGAATCAAGTGAAATTCATGTTGACCGATTTCATAAGAGACGTCTTCATAGGCGGATTGTTGAATCGACGTATCGGTTATTATCACCCTTATTATAG
- a CDS encoding competence protein CoiA, with the protein MFIARRENGEKIHLLYNRDEELLREMRKREKFFCTACGKEVQMKLGKQKSWHFAHKKVDSCLTFYEAESMYHMHGKELLYSWLKRQDFHVDIEHYLPVIQQRPDIYVERADRKIAIEYQCANLSVEQLYKRTYSYWQASIQVIWIIGGNQLKKQSAYWMTFSALMAFSLQPYPQPFLIFFCPKQKSFMKCAFITPFSTNVSFSHTIYLPTDTTTVDMLFSPVPFRKELLGQEWKRKKNHFRQNALSIWNYNHKSLLHLLYQYKCTPASFPSEIGVPLPSSFAFQTNPFIWQASLYMKCIGMLKVGEYISLQNVCNYVAKYTKRRLLPYFAQHIWKVAVAEYMTFLCCVGVLIKVGINKYRKIRDIMLLKTEEEIMKYDEICLAHALSLFETKYNMREGKGDIIKTDREGIT; encoded by the coding sequence ATGTTTATTGCAAGGAGAGAAAACGGAGAAAAAATTCATCTATTATATAACCGGGATGAAGAGCTTTTACGCGAAATGCGTAAACGAGAAAAATTCTTTTGTACAGCTTGCGGAAAAGAAGTGCAAATGAAATTAGGAAAACAGAAGAGCTGGCATTTTGCTCATAAGAAAGTGGATTCATGTCTTACCTTTTATGAAGCAGAATCTATGTATCATATGCACGGTAAAGAATTGTTATATAGCTGGTTAAAACGTCAAGATTTTCATGTAGATATAGAGCATTATCTGCCGGTAATCCAGCAACGGCCAGATATTTACGTAGAGAGAGCGGATAGAAAAATTGCGATTGAATATCAATGTGCAAATCTTTCCGTAGAGCAGCTTTATAAGCGAACATATTCGTATTGGCAAGCTAGTATACAAGTCATCTGGATAATCGGTGGAAATCAGTTGAAAAAGCAATCCGCATATTGGATGACATTCTCCGCCCTTATGGCGTTCTCCTTACAACCTTATCCTCAGCCATTTCTTATTTTCTTTTGTCCGAAACAAAAATCGTTTATGAAATGCGCATTTATCACTCCGTTTTCTACAAATGTTTCTTTCTCACATACTATTTATTTACCAACCGATACGACTACTGTTGACATGCTCTTTTCTCCCGTTCCTTTCCGGAAAGAGTTATTAGGACAAGAATGGAAGAGAAAAAAGAACCATTTTCGGCAAAACGCTCTATCTATCTGGAATTATAATCATAAGTCACTACTCCACCTCTTATATCAATATAAATGTACCCCAGCGAGTTTTCCTTCTGAAATCGGTGTTCCGCTCCCATCCTCATTTGCTTTTCAAACAAATCCATTTATATGGCAAGCTTCTCTTTATATGAAGTGTATAGGTATGCTTAAGGTAGGGGAGTATATTTCTCTGCAAAACGTATGTAACTATGTGGCGAAGTATACGAAGAGGCGTCTACTTCCGTATTTTGCACAACATATATGGAAGGTAGCAGTTGCAGAGTATATGACATTTTTATGTTGTGTAGGTGTATTAATAAAAGTAGGTATTAATAAGTATCGAAAAATAAGAGATATTATGTTGTTAAAAACAGAGGAAGAAATTATGAAATATGATGAAATTTGCTTAGCGCATGCACTATCTCTATTTGAGACAAAGTACAACATGAGAGAGGGAAAAGGGGATATAATAAAGACTGATCGTGAAGGAATTACATAA
- the pepF gene encoding oligoendopeptidase F, translating to MAEQNTVKSLPNRNEIEEANTWRLEDIFQTDAEWEKEFQAIKELLPKLTEFKGKLGDSADNLLEALQYEDEISMRLGKLYTYAHMRYDQDTTNSVYQALNDRATNLYSQVSSSTAYIVPEILSISEDTLQTFLQENRELSVYEHALEEITRQRPHVLSEAEEALLAEASEVMSASSNTFGMLNNADLKFPSIKGEDGEEVEITHGRYIQFLESDDRRVREDAFKAVYETYGTYKNTFASTLSGAVKRNNFNARVRKYDSARQAALSNNNIPEAVYDQLIESVNDNLHLLHRYIDIRKRALGLDELHMYDLYTPLVPEVKMNVKYEEAQEMLLKSLNVLGDEYVEILKEAYENRWVDVYENKGKRSGAYSSGAYGTNPYILMNWHDNVNNLFTLAHEFGHSVHSYYTRKTQPHVYGDYSIFVAEVASTCNEALLNDYLLKTTEDKKERLYLLNHYLEGFRGTVFRQTMFAEFEHIIHKKVQEGHAVTPDMLTEIYYDLNKKYFGDALVIDKEIGLEWSRIPHFYYNYYVYQYATGFSAATALSKQILEEGQPAVERYINEFLKAGSSDYPIEVLKKAGVDMASPEPVKEALQVFEEKLNELEALLFEEK from the coding sequence ATGGCTGAACAAAATACAGTGAAATCATTGCCAAATCGTAATGAGATTGAAGAAGCAAACACATGGCGATTAGAAGATATTTTCCAAACAGATGCAGAATGGGAAAAAGAATTCCAAGCTATTAAAGAGCTATTGCCAAAGTTAACTGAATTTAAAGGAAAGCTTGGCGACTCTGCAGACAATTTGCTTGAGGCATTGCAATATGAAGATGAAATTTCAATGCGATTAGGTAAGCTATATACATATGCACATATGCGTTACGATCAAGATACAACAAACTCTGTGTATCAAGCATTAAATGATCGCGCAACAAATTTATACTCACAAGTATCTAGTAGCACAGCTTATATCGTACCTGAAATTTTATCTATTTCAGAAGATACATTGCAAACTTTCTTACAAGAAAATCGAGAACTAAGTGTATATGAGCATGCATTAGAAGAAATTACACGTCAACGTCCGCACGTATTATCTGAGGCAGAAGAAGCGTTATTAGCAGAAGCATCTGAAGTGATGAGTGCATCAAGTAATACATTCGGTATGTTGAATAATGCGGATTTGAAATTCCCATCTATTAAAGGTGAGGATGGAGAAGAGGTAGAAATAACACATGGTCGTTACATTCAGTTTTTAGAAAGTGATGATCGTCGTGTGCGTGAAGATGCATTCAAAGCTGTATATGAAACATACGGAACATATAAGAACACATTTGCAAGTACGCTAAGCGGGGCTGTGAAACGTAATAATTTCAATGCACGCGTTCGTAAATACGATTCTGCACGTCAAGCTGCATTAAGTAATAATAATATTCCTGAGGCGGTGTATGATCAACTTATTGAATCGGTAAATGATAATTTACACTTACTACATCGATACATTGATATTCGTAAGCGTGCCCTAGGTCTTGATGAGCTTCATATGTACGATTTATATACACCACTTGTACCAGAAGTGAAAATGAATGTGAAGTATGAAGAAGCGCAAGAAATGTTATTGAAATCTTTAAATGTACTTGGTGATGAATATGTTGAAATTTTAAAAGAAGCATATGAAAATCGCTGGGTAGATGTATACGAGAATAAAGGAAAACGAAGCGGAGCATATTCATCTGGTGCATACGGAACAAATCCATATATTTTAATGAACTGGCATGATAATGTAAATAATTTATTTACACTTGCTCATGAGTTTGGTCATTCAGTGCATAGTTACTATACAAGGAAGACACAACCGCACGTATATGGTGATTATTCAATCTTCGTTGCAGAAGTAGCTTCAACTTGTAATGAAGCGCTTCTAAATGATTACTTATTGAAGACGACAGAAGATAAGAAAGAGCGTCTATATTTATTAAATCACTATTTAGAAGGATTCCGTGGTACTGTATTCCGTCAAACAATGTTTGCAGAGTTCGAGCATATCATTCATAAAAAAGTACAAGAAGGACATGCTGTTACGCCAGATATGTTAACGGAGATTTACTACGATTTAAATAAGAAATATTTCGGGGACGCTTTAGTAATTGATAAAGAAATCGGTTTAGAATGGTCTCGTATTCCGCACTTCTATTACAACTATTACGTATATCAATACGCAACAGGATTTAGTGCAGCGACAGCTTTGTCAAAACAAATTTTAGAAGAGGGACAACCAGCAGTAGAACGTTACATTAACGAATTCTTAAAAGCTGGAAGCTCTGATTACCCAATTGAAGTGTTGAAAAAAGCAGGAGTAGATATGGCATCGCCAGAACCTGTAAAAGAAGCATTACAAGTATTTGAAGAGAAGTTAAATGAATTAGAAGCACTATTGTTTGAAGAGAAATAA
- a CDS encoding ClpXP adapter SpxH family protein codes for MDKQEAKHINMPSPSTCEHKSVEAYLFIDPLCKDCWDIEPFIIKLWLEYGKYFSIRHIVTGKVDGANASSHKWNKPANIRFVWEKTTSLQGFSCDGKVHMQEASSTPYLVSMAIKAAELQGRKAGSKFLRKLQEYILLENVSNPDCELLLTCAKDSGIDVEEFKKDLHSVSAKKAFQCDLKFTNEMHITEIPSLLFFHANSDEEGIKIAGIYSYDVYVQLLKELVKCEIEPEPLPPLEVLLEATQFISSKEISFIYDCPQQEIERELKKLQLKRKVQMIEVKCERYWKWIAKEKDLV; via the coding sequence ATGGATAAGCAGGAAGCAAAGCATATAAATATGCCTTCTCCTTCCACATGCGAGCATAAATCTGTAGAAGCATATTTATTTATTGATCCACTTTGTAAAGATTGCTGGGATATCGAGCCATTTATTATTAAACTATGGCTTGAGTATGGGAAATACTTCTCTATTCGTCATATCGTAACAGGAAAAGTGGACGGAGCAAACGCTTCCTCACACAAATGGAATAAACCTGCTAATATTCGATTTGTGTGGGAAAAAACAACAAGTTTACAAGGGTTTTCATGTGATGGAAAAGTACATATGCAAGAGGCATCGTCAACACCATATTTAGTTTCGATGGCAATTAAGGCGGCGGAGTTGCAAGGCCGAAAAGCAGGTTCGAAATTTTTGCGAAAACTCCAAGAATACATTCTTCTTGAAAATGTATCAAACCCTGACTGTGAATTATTGTTGACATGCGCTAAAGATAGTGGCATTGATGTAGAGGAATTTAAAAAAGACCTACACTCAGTTAGCGCAAAAAAAGCTTTCCAATGCGACCTAAAATTCACAAATGAGATGCATATTACAGAAATACCTTCCCTCCTATTTTTTCATGCAAATTCAGATGAGGAAGGTATTAAAATCGCGGGAATTTATTCCTATGATGTATACGTACAGCTATTAAAAGAACTTGTAAAATGCGAGATTGAGCCAGAGCCATTACCTCCTTTAGAAGTATTACTAGAAGCAACACAATTTATTTCTTCAAAGGAAATCTCATTTATATATGACTGCCCTCAACAAGAAATAGAGCGTGAACTAAAGAAATTACAACTAAAACGAAAAGTACAAATGATTGAAGTGAAGTGCGAGCGTTATTGGAAATGGATAGCAAAAGAAAAAGACCTGGTGTAA
- a CDS encoding CYTH domain-containing protein, with translation MTQEIEIEFKNMVTEEEFQTLCKSFSIEAFTKQVNHYFETPHFSLKDAGSALRIRHKDGTYTLTLKQPAEIGLLETHQSVTEKEAKLMMETNALIEGTVMDQLHKLQIPVSSLTYMGSLTTERAEILFEGGTLVFDHSFYYNHDDYEIEYEVQDEKTGKAAFIRLLKQHNVPVRHTNNKVKRFFLAKQNEER, from the coding sequence ATGACACAAGAAATTGAAATTGAATTTAAAAATATGGTTACAGAGGAAGAATTCCAAACATTATGCAAATCTTTTTCTATTGAAGCATTTACAAAACAAGTGAATCACTACTTTGAAACACCTCACTTCTCTTTAAAAGATGCAGGCTCTGCACTTCGTATTCGTCATAAAGATGGAACTTATACATTAACATTAAAACAACCTGCTGAAATTGGTTTATTAGAAACTCATCAGTCTGTAACAGAAAAAGAAGCAAAACTTATGATGGAAACAAACGCACTCATTGAAGGAACTGTAATGGATCAGCTACACAAATTACAAATTCCCGTTTCCTCTTTAACTTATATGGGTAGTTTAACAACAGAAAGAGCTGAAATATTATTTGAAGGCGGAACGCTTGTCTTTGATCATAGTTTCTATTACAATCACGATGATTATGAAATTGAATACGAAGTGCAAGATGAAAAGACCGGTAAAGCAGCATTTATAAGGTTATTAAAGCAACATAACGTACCAGTTCGTCATACAAACAACAAAGTAAAACGCTTTTTCCTTGCCAAACAAAACGAAGAGCGCTAA
- a CDS encoding GTP pyrophosphokinase gives MNRNWEEFLAPYHQAVAELKVKLKGMRTQFAMLTEHSPIEFVTGRVKSVASIIDKAEKRNVPLDRIREDMQDIAGLRMMCQFVDEIKPVVEYLRKRNDFEIVEERDYVTQKKDSGYRSYHVVISYPVQTIQGEKKVLVEIQIRTLAMNFWATIEHSLNYKYSGRFPEDIKIRLQRAAEAAFLLDEEMSSIRLEIQEAQKVFSRKQETKDSES, from the coding sequence ATGAATCGTAATTGGGAAGAATTTTTAGCGCCTTATCACCAAGCGGTGGCGGAGCTGAAAGTGAAACTAAAAGGAATGCGTACTCAATTTGCAATGTTAACGGAGCATTCTCCAATTGAGTTTGTAACAGGAAGGGTAAAGTCGGTTGCAAGTATTATTGATAAAGCGGAGAAGAGAAATGTACCGCTAGACCGAATTAGAGAAGATATGCAGGACATCGCGGGCCTTCGAATGATGTGTCAATTTGTTGATGAGATTAAGCCTGTTGTAGAATATCTTCGAAAACGAAATGATTTTGAAATTGTGGAAGAACGTGATTATGTAACGCAAAAGAAAGATAGCGGCTATCGCTCTTACCACGTTGTCATTAGTTATCCTGTTCAAACGATACAGGGAGAAAAAAAAGTGTTAGTGGAAATTCAAATTCGCACGTTAGCAATGAATTTTTGGGCAACGATTGAGCATTCTTTAAATTACAAATATAGTGGACGTTTTCCTGAAGATATTAAAATACGCTTACAACGTGCAGCGGAAGCGGCGTTTTTATTAGATGAAGAAATGTCTTCCATTCGTCTTGAAATTCAAGAAGCGCAAAAGGTCTTTTCACGAAAGCAGGAAACGAAAGATTCTGAATCATAA
- a CDS encoding NAD kinase: protein MKFTIMSKGDQSSDTLASTMKEYLLDFGFTMDEKEPDIVISVGGDGTLLYAFHRYYNRLDETAFVGVHTGHLGFYADWLPTEVEKLVIAIAKTPFQVVEYPLLEVIIRYVNGSKESQYLAMNEATVKSAEGTLVTEVEIRGEYFETFRGDGLCISTPSGSTAYNKALGGAIIHPSIEAIQIAEMASINNRVFRTVGSPLVLPKHHTCVLKPAAGMNLQITVDHLTMVHQDVKSIQYRVANEKVRFVRFRPFPFWKRVRDSFVADK, encoded by the coding sequence ATGAAATTTACAATTATGTCAAAGGGTGATCAATCATCAGATACACTAGCAAGTACGATGAAAGAATACTTGCTAGATTTTGGGTTTACAATGGATGAAAAGGAACCTGATATTGTAATTTCTGTTGGCGGAGATGGAACGCTTTTATATGCATTCCATCGTTACTATAATCGATTAGATGAAACCGCATTTGTTGGTGTACATACAGGACATTTAGGTTTCTATGCAGATTGGTTACCAACGGAAGTAGAGAAGTTGGTGATTGCAATCGCTAAAACACCGTTCCAAGTGGTTGAATATCCACTTTTAGAAGTAATTATTCGCTATGTGAATGGTAGTAAAGAGTCGCAGTATTTGGCGATGAATGAAGCGACTGTAAAAAGTGCAGAAGGTACATTAGTAACAGAAGTGGAAATACGCGGAGAGTATTTCGAAACGTTTCGCGGAGATGGTCTTTGTATTTCTACTCCTTCAGGAAGTACCGCGTATAATAAGGCGCTTGGCGGAGCAATTATTCACCCTTCTATTGAAGCGATTCAAATTGCAGAAATGGCATCTATCAACAATCGTGTATTTCGTACGGTAGGTTCGCCGCTCGTGCTGCCGAAGCATCATACATGCGTTTTAAAGCCGGCTGCAGGAATGAACTTGCAAATTACGGTGGATCATTTGACGATGGTTCACCAAGATGTGAAATCAATTCAGTATCGCGTTGCAAACGAGAAAGTACGATTTGTTCGTTTCCGTCCGTTCCCATTCTGGAAACGTGTTCGTGACTCGTTTGTTGCAGATAAATAG
- a CDS encoding RluA family pseudouridine synthase, whose product MNRFTLKWDIGLAEEGTLVREFLKTKGISKAALTDIKFRGGAIEVNGQHTSVRHKLQAGEELQVFFPVEERSEGMEVEEIPLCIVYEDDAVLVINKEANMSTIPSREHPSGSVANALLHHYDKQNLASTVHIVTRLDRDTSGLMLIAKNRFVHHLLSKQHQQKGVKRTYEAIVHGTILEEVGTIDAPIGRKADSIIERTVCEDGQRAVTHFRVMESYSDKMHVALELETGRTHQIRVHMAYIGHPLLGDDLYGGRRDVIKRQALHSTSLTFYHPILEKGMTFTVSIPEDMQYALHNN is encoded by the coding sequence TTGAACAGATTTACATTGAAATGGGATATAGGGCTGGCTGAAGAAGGAACTTTAGTTAGAGAATTTTTGAAAACAAAAGGGATTTCGAAAGCTGCTTTAACGGATATAAAGTTCCGCGGGGGAGCAATTGAAGTAAACGGTCAACACACGAGTGTTCGTCACAAGTTACAAGCTGGTGAAGAGTTACAAGTCTTTTTTCCAGTGGAGGAAAGAAGTGAAGGGATGGAAGTGGAAGAGATCCCTTTATGTATCGTATATGAAGATGACGCGGTTCTTGTTATAAATAAAGAAGCAAATATGTCGACAATTCCGTCTAGGGAGCACCCGTCAGGAAGTGTTGCAAACGCTCTTTTACATCATTATGATAAACAAAATCTTGCAAGCACGGTGCACATTGTGACGAGGTTAGACCGTGATACTTCAGGGCTTATGTTAATTGCGAAAAATAGATTCGTTCACCACCTTTTATCGAAGCAGCATCAACAAAAAGGGGTGAAACGAACGTATGAGGCAATCGTTCATGGGACTATTTTAGAAGAAGTAGGAACGATTGACGCGCCAATCGGACGAAAAGCGGATAGTATTATCGAGCGAACTGTCTGTGAAGATGGTCAAAGAGCTGTTACTCATTTTAGAGTGATGGAGAGTTATTCAGATAAGATGCATGTAGCGCTTGAGCTCGAGACGGGAAGAACACATCAAATTCGTGTACATATGGCATATATAGGACATCCGCTACTTGGGGATGATTTATACGGCGGCCGAAGAGATGTGATAAAACGTCAAGCGCTTCATAGTACATCTTTGACGTTTTATCATCCTATTTTAGAAAAGGGAATGACTTTTACCGTAAGTATCCCAGAGGATATGCAATACGCTTTACATAACAATTAA
- the prpE gene encoding bis(5'-nucleosyl)-tetraphosphatase PrpE, translated as MKYDIIGDIHGCFQEFQDLTTKLGYSWASGLPIHNAKRKLAFVGDITDRGPHSLRMIEIVWELVINRKEAYYAPGNHCNKLYRFFLGRNVSIAHGLETTVAEYEALPSNKQQIIKEKFITLYEQSPLYHILDNKKLIVCHAGIRQDYIERNDKKVQTFVLYGDITGEKHPDGSPVRRDWAKEYKGETWIIYGHTPVNEPRFVNHTINIDTGAVFGGKLTGLRYPEMETISVPSSLPFVIEKFRPIS; from the coding sequence ATGAAGTATGACATTATAGGTGATATTCACGGATGCTTCCAAGAGTTTCAAGATTTAACAACGAAACTAGGATACAGCTGGGCTAGTGGTCTCCCTATACATAATGCCAAACGAAAGCTGGCGTTCGTTGGTGATATTACAGACCGAGGCCCTCATTCATTACGTATGATTGAAATCGTATGGGAGCTCGTAATAAATAGAAAAGAAGCTTATTATGCGCCTGGGAATCACTGTAATAAACTGTATCGTTTTTTCCTTGGGCGTAATGTTTCAATCGCTCATGGACTCGAAACAACTGTTGCCGAATATGAAGCATTACCTTCTAATAAACAACAAATCATAAAAGAAAAGTTCATTACGCTTTACGAGCAGTCCCCCTTGTATCACATACTGGATAACAAGAAATTAATCGTATGCCATGCTGGCATTCGTCAGGATTACATAGAAAGAAATGATAAAAAAGTGCAAACATTTGTATTATATGGTGATATTACAGGAGAAAAGCATCCTGACGGCTCACCTGTACGCCGAGATTGGGCGAAAGAGTATAAGGGGGAAACATGGATTATATATGGACATACACCTGTCAACGAGCCTCGCTTTGTGAATCATACAATCAATATTGATACCGGCGCTGTATTTGGCGGCAAACTAACTGGACTTCGTTATCCTGAAATGGAGACCATTTCCGTCCCTTCTTCCCTACCTTTTGTCATTGAGAAGTTCCGCCCAATTTCATAA
- a CDS encoding FtsW/RodA/SpoVE family cell cycle protein, protein MKDTNSQYQIDYILIFILFAIGTVSCFAIASAQASLPPFLQNINFALKQIQWYVIGFVAIGVIMIIDFDRYKQIAWYLYSFALILLIGLELQVPGAVTIKGATAWYILPGIGNFQPSEIMKLFLIIIIGRIIANHNEKYFFRTTREDFILLGKIFAASLPPLLLIAKEPDLGNTMVISAMLAAMILVSGIRWRLILGLTSVIFVTGSTLIYIYFTHTEFFKEHILKEYQLNRFYGWISPYEYDAQGYQLRQAFLATGSGEMQGKGWENGQVYFPEPHTDFIFTNVAEQFGFLGASVIISLFFLLIYRMIHIALESNEPFGSYICAGTIGMFTFQVFQNIGMTIGLLPITGITLPLMSYGGSSLLTYMIAIGFILNVRSRTQIFMFK, encoded by the coding sequence GTGAAAGATACGAACTCTCAATATCAAATAGACTACATACTAATCTTTATTTTATTTGCCATTGGGACTGTTAGCTGCTTTGCTATTGCAAGTGCACAAGCTTCTTTACCACCATTTTTACAAAACATAAATTTTGCATTAAAACAAATTCAATGGTATGTCATTGGATTTGTGGCAATTGGTGTTATTATGATTATTGATTTCGATCGATATAAACAAATTGCTTGGTATTTGTATAGCTTTGCCCTCATACTTCTTATTGGTCTAGAGCTTCAAGTTCCAGGTGCCGTTACGATTAAAGGGGCTACCGCATGGTATATACTTCCAGGCATCGGAAACTTTCAACCTTCTGAAATTATGAAATTATTTTTAATTATCATCATTGGACGAATTATAGCAAATCATAATGAAAAGTACTTTTTCCGGACAACCCGTGAAGATTTTATTTTACTTGGAAAAATATTCGCAGCTAGTTTACCTCCACTACTTTTAATCGCAAAAGAACCTGATTTAGGAAACACTATGGTAATCTCCGCGATGCTTGCAGCAATGATTTTAGTTTCTGGTATACGTTGGCGCCTTATCCTCGGATTAACCTCCGTCATTTTCGTCACAGGCTCTACCTTAATATATATTTATTTCACTCATACAGAGTTCTTTAAAGAGCATATTCTAAAAGAGTATCAATTAAACCGCTTCTATGGCTGGATATCTCCTTACGAATATGACGCACAAGGATACCAATTAAGACAGGCATTTTTAGCTACCGGTTCAGGAGAAATGCAAGGAAAAGGATGGGAAAATGGACAAGTATATTTTCCAGAGCCACATACAGATTTTATTTTCACAAATGTCGCTGAACAATTCGGTTTTTTAGGAGCAAGTGTTATTATTTCACTTTTTTTCTTACTCATTTACCGAATGATCCATATCGCTTTAGAAAGCAATGAACCTTTCGGTAGTTATATTTGCGCTGGTACAATCGGAATGTTCACCTTCCAAGTATTCCAAAATATTGGGATGACAATCGGTTTACTCCCTATTACAGGAATAACATTACCTCTTATGAGCTATGGCGGGAGTTCACTACTCACATACATGATTGCTATTGGATTTATTTTAAACGTACGTTCAAGAACACAAATCTTTATGTTTAAATGA